Part of the Impatiens glandulifera chromosome 8, dImpGla2.1, whole genome shotgun sequence genome is shown below.
atattttcaaataatccaagatcaaacaagttcctattaaaattttgttgttAGGAAACCCGATCAAACAAACCCCAAGTGTTTCATAATGATATCAAATGCCATGCTACATCATTACCAGTTCAAAATCATTGGATTAAATAACTTCACAGGTGATCACCATGGTATGTACATTTCTCGAAGGAGACATTGACAAGTGTGTGAATTATGCATCTGAAACTTCTATTAGGCTTTTGTAACAAGTAAGAACCAATGAACAATGTAACCTAGAACTCTAGAAGGGAGATGAGATGACAAAAGATGGGGAAGGAAAAAGGTAGAGTTAATATTGGAAGAGAATATGAATAAGGGTGAGAATCAGAGTTTACATTCAAAATCACATGCAATCCTACCTATCTCacctaaatattaaataccaaGCAAACCCAAGACACAGTCAGCGGGAGCAAATTAAAAAGAACAAATAGTCTACTCCAATACAAAAGACCCACGTGGCCTTGGAGGAATATAACATGTGACAATTTTCCAATTCAATATGCTATTACCTCCAATAACATGATTATAGAAGAAGGCATTTCCTTCATATAAAGTACTATTAAACAAGGGTTATGTACAATATGAAAGTTTTTATCTAAATATCATTTTGTTCCAAAGACCCTTCATTCCTTGTCTATTCAATGAAACACTTATAATAACAGGATTATGAATATTACTCAAGAAATAAAAGGATAAATTATTTACCTGCATTTGATGGACCACCCCTACTTGATGGATGAATCTGCTGGAAGTTAGAAAGGATCCCAGTTGAGCTATCCAAGACAGGAAGCTGGACAGGAGAATAACCAAACATCACAGGATTCTGCTCTCCATTTAGACCAGCCATTTTCCCTAGATTGTGTAATGATGGTCCTCCAACAACAGTATTTGAGTCCTTAACTTGCATTAACAAGTTAGTCATATTTGCAACGCTTACTGGTTGAGATGGGAATGAGATACTATAAAGCATATTCCCAACCTTATACTCTTTCTCAGTCGAATGTGCGAACTTCTTTTGTCCTAGATAGTCCATGGAAGTGGAATCTATAGGAGCAGAACTAGAACCACCCCCTGCGTACTGTTTAACGAGCCTTGAGGTAGAACCTACAACTTCGAGTTCGGAATCTGCCACATCCTCATTGTCAGCAGTCGAATCATCATCTGTGTTTATGGAAACATGAGATGGCCGTCCCTTTTCCTGTGAACTAGCCGCAGGAATAGGAGAAGGAACTTCTATTTCATGCTTCTTTCGATTATGAATGTCCAGAAACAACCCTTTACGTTTATTGTTAGTACTACCCTCGGGTAATCTTCCTTCAGCCTCAGCAGCACAATCACTAGGACCCTCATGCTTACGTGGACCACCATCGAGAAATTCTTTGAAGTCGTCAATCAATTTGCTGGTTCTATCACCTTCTTCTATCCTAGTATCGGAAGGGATATCAATTGTGTCTCTTGATTTGGAAGTCGATCTACATCCAGGCATACCCAAGCTGAGTTCGAGGCCCTTTTCATCATCCATTAATGATAGTTTATATTTGGATAATGCCTCAATTTTCTTATCTATCAACTTCCATCATATAAAAAATCACGCATCTCTTGAAAATTTA
Proteins encoded:
- the LOC124912110 gene encoding ninja-family protein mc410, encoding MDDEKGLELSLGMPGCRSTSKSRDTIDIPSDTRIEEGDRTSKLIDDFKEFLDGGPRKHEGPSDCAAEAEGRLPEGSTNNKRKGLFLDIHNRKKHEIEVPSPIPAASSQEKGRPSHVSINTDDDSTADNEDVADSELEVVGSTSRLVKQYAGGGSSSAPIDSTSMDYLGQKKFAHSTEKEYKVGNMLYSISFPSQPVSVANMTNLLMQVKDSNTVVGGPSLHNLGKMAGLNGEQNPVMFGYSPVQLPVLDSSTGILSNFQQIHPSSRGGPSNAEQRISDAFANGETPLDRPKVDEAGSSRIEEDHTNGKSEKSTPNEGLFSSEIFPSIRPGIAADLKFGGNGSYPNLPWVSTKGSGPNGQTISGVTYRYSATHIKIVCACHGLHLSPEEFIRHAGEEETNLDSGTRIDS